Proteins from one Oncorhynchus gorbuscha isolate QuinsamMale2020 ecotype Even-year linkage group LG18, OgorEven_v1.0, whole genome shotgun sequence genomic window:
- the LOC124002758 gene encoding GTP-binding protein Rhes-like: MEVKGNPSTCSPTTTTNMPVAHQRAEPSQFPGTRALSPGSSKVLLAYKNVTQHLNSPGLKASMGFLKMVTSQWKHQEKKGRVVRSQSTASWLPPPSDGHSCKRSPLDQLSALVLQGQIRLGEDDPRLAQDSPQDPLSSTKPQNCRRIVVLGAPRVGKTSILRRYLWDGFVEEYQPTSEDFLRKMFHIRGETYQIDVLDASGERSFPAKRRLSILTGDIFLLVFTLDDRSSFEEVCALRTEILAAKTKLLKPTRPGQSVRVPTVVCANKVDLSPAERVLSRAEVLRALGEDCAYFETSAKDRTNLEEVFEALAKRGGLPTETSPSQHRKVSIRSYQALKECRAAGRGSQATVCKAPCGALYPLARRPSFSTDLRQVLGPDGRKPGKPLEKCQVQ; encoded by the exons ATGGAGGTAAAAGGTAACCCATCAACTTGCTCACCGaccaccacaaccaacatgcCCGTCGCCCATCAGCGGGCTGAACCTTCTCAGTTCCCCGGGACCAGAGCTCTGAGCCCCGGCTCCTCCAAGGTCCTGCTGGCATACAAAAACGTAACCCAGCACCTGAACTCCCCGGGGCTCAAAGCCAGCATGGGTTTCCTTAAAATGGTCACGTCTCAGTGGAAGCACCAGGAAAAGAAGGGGAGGGTGGTGCGGTCCCAAAGCACAGCTAGCTGGCTTCCACCTCCCTCCGATGGCCACTCTTGCAAGAGGTCGCCACTGGACCAGCTATCTGCTCTGGTTCTCCAGGGGCAGATTCGGTTAGGCGAGGACGACCCAAGGCTCGCCCAGGACTCTCCGCAGGACCCGCTGAGCTCTACCAAGCCTCAGAACTGCAGGCGCATCGTGGTTCTGGGTGCGCCCCGGGTGGGCAAGACTTCAATCTTGCGACGGTACCTCTGGGACGGCTTCGTGGAGGAGTACCAGCCCACCTCCGAGGATTTCCTCCGGAAAATGTTCCACATCCGCGGGGAGACGTATCAGATCGACGTACTGGACGCCTCCGGAGAGAGGAGCTTCCCGGCGAAACGCAGGCTCTCCATACTAACCG GTGACATATTCCTTCTGGTCTTCACCCTGGACGACCGGAGCTCGTTCGAGGAGGTGTGTGCCCTGCGCACTGAGATCCTCGCGGCCAAAACCAAGCTCCTCAAGCCCACCAGGCCGGGCCAGAGCGTACGGGTCCCCACGGTAGTCTGCGCTAACAAGGTGGACTTGTCCCCAGCGGAGAGAGTACTTTCCCGGGCAGAGGTGCTCCGAGCCCTCGGTGAGGACTGCGCCTACTTCGAGACCTCCGCCAAAGACCGCACTAATCTGGAGGAGGTATTCGAGGCTCTGGCTAAACGGGGCGGGTTGCCAACGGAAACTAGTCCGTCGCAGCACCGCAAAGTTTCGATTCGGTCGTACCAGGCGCTGAAAGAGTGCAGAGCGGCCGGGAGAGGGAGCCAGGCCACCGTTTGTAAGGCTCCGTGTGGGGCGCTGTATCCGCTCGCTCGACGGCCGAGTTTCAGCACTGATCTCCGTCAAGTCCTCGGCCCCGACGGACGGAAGCCGGGCAAGCCGCTGGAGAAGTGTCAGGTTCAGTGA